Part of the Candidatus Eisenbacteria bacterium genome is shown below.
GGCGGGTGCCGTGCTCGCGTCGAAGACCTCGAGCACGGCGCCGGTGAAGGCGGAGTCGCCGGGATCGAAGATCAGCCGGGCGCGTGCCGGAGCGGCGGACGTGGCGGCCAGGATCACTGCCAACGCGAGAGCTCGCATGGAACCACCCTCCCTTTCGGAGACGGCGCGAGCGTCGCGCCGCGCGCGCGCGAATTCAATGAGAACGGCCTCCCATCAATTGGGGAGGTGAGGACGCCGGCGGGCTAGTCAGCGAGACGGCGATTCAGGTAAGTCAGCCGAATGCGCGGGGGGTCGGAGAGATGCCAAGGCACCCGCTACCCTTGGCGGACGCGGGCGGCACGCTAGCGCTCCTTCGCCACGCGCGCCCAATGCCCCGTCCTACGATCAGCGTCGTCGTCCCCGCGCACAACGCGCAGGCCACCGTCGCCGGCGCGCTGGCGTCGCTGCAGGCGCAGACCGTGGATGGGTGGGAGGCGATCGTCGTCGACGACGGGTCGACGGACGCCACGGGGGACATCGTGCGCGAGATCGCCGCGCGCGATCCACGGATCCGCGTCGTGAGCCAGGCCCAGCAGGGTGCGTCGGCGGCGCGCAACACCGGGATCGCCGCCGCCGCCGCGGATCTCATCCTGTTCCTCGACTCCGACGACTGGATCGCGCCGGCGCACATGGAGACGCTGCTGGGTGCGCTCGCGGCCGATCCATCGCTCGACGCGGTCTACAGCGGGTGGGCGCGCGTCTCGCCCGACGGCGACATGGTGCCCGAGTGGTTCCATGGCCGCCCCGAGGACCTCATCGCCGCGCTGCGGACGAGCTGCTCGTTCTCGATCCACTCGTGCCTCGTGCCGCGCGCCGCCATCGTCGCCGTCGGCGGGTTCGATACGAGCCTGCGCACCTGCGAGGACTGGGATCTCTGGCAGCGCGTCGTCCGCTCCGGTGTCCGCTTCGGCGTCGTCGAGGAGGTGCTGGCCTACTACCGGCTGCGCAGCGGCTCGCTGTCGCTCGACGCCGTCCAGCTCCTGCGCGACGGGCTACGCGTGGTCGAGCGCGGACACCTCGCCGATCCCAGGATTCCCGGCGGTCCCGGCCGCGAGGCGCCGAAGCTGCCGCCGGGCGAGCTCGAATCGACGCAGATCGGCCTCTTCTGCTGGACGGCGGGTCTGGCACTCGGGCAGGGCGTCGATGCGCGCCAGCTCCTGGACGAGGTGCGCCCCGAGCTGTGGCCGAACCTCGATCCGCCGACCCTGGCGCAGTCGATCGTCCACGCCGGCCTGCTTCCCGGACGTCTCGGGCCACGGGGTGGCGACATCCTTTGGGCGGAGTCGGAGCCACTCGTCGACGAGTTCCTCGTCGCGGTGGAGGAGCGCTCCGGCGTGCCGAGGCTCGCCCGCCGCGTGCGACGGCTCCTCGAGGTCCTGGTCCAGCAGCACTCGCACGCGCCGCTGCCACGCATCGTCGGGTCGACCATGCGCATCGCCGTCGAGGTGACCCGTCCGATCGAGAGCGTGACGGCCCCGCCGGGCGTCGAGCGCATCCAATGCGAGGCCACGGTGATGGGCCAGCGCCTCGGCAACGTCGAGGTCCCCGTCGTGGACGGCCTGGTCCCCGCGCCGGTCGTCGCCGATGCCATCGCCTCCGTCCAGGCGTGGTCGATTCTGTGCCGGTTCTTCGAGCAGGACGTCTATCGCCAGGCGCACGTCGAGCCGGACGCCCAGGGCCTGTGGCGCTGGCGCGGCAACCTGCTCACGACCACGGACGTGCGCACCGGCAGCGGCGCCTTCATCCAGGACCTGCACGATCGCGCCGGCTGGACCGTGTTCCTGCAGGAGCTCTGGGGACGACCCGAGTGGCCGTCGGATCGGTTCTACGATCCCGCACTCGCCGAGGAGCCCACGCAGCCGCGCGCCGTCGAGGGCGATTGGGTGACCGTCGAGGTGAGCGACGACCTCCAGGACCTCGCCGTCACGCCAGGCCCTCTCACGGTGGAAGCGACGGTCGGCGGCGTCGCGCTCGGCACAGTCGCGATCACCGCGACCGGACCGCGCCTGCCGGCGCAGGCGCTGCGGGCGGCGATCACGGAGGCGAGCGGCGTCGAGCTGTGCGTCGTCGCGGTTCGCGAGGCGCTCCTCGGCACGGCGCTCTCGCCGCCGTCGACGCTGCGGCGCCGGCTCGCCGAGGCCGCACGCCGGGCGGTACGGCCCGTCGGTTCGTCCTCGGTGCGCGTGCGCGGCACGTCGCTCCTCTCCCCGAACTGGTCGCACGCCGCCAGCCGCGCGCTCGACGGCGCCGGTGGAACGATCGTCGGCCGCCGCGCCGCCGGGTCGATCGGCAGCAGCGCGTCGCGCCGCGCGACCCTTCCCGCCTCGGCCGTGCGCGAGGTCGTGGCATCGACGGAGCTCGACGGCGAGCCGATCGTGGTCGTGCCGGGTCCGGAGCGGGACCGCGTCGTCTACGCACCCGATCTTCTGTGGGGCGGGCCGGCAGCCGGCGGCGCGACGCCCGCGTCCGAGGCACGAACGGAGACGACCCGGGCCTACGGGCGGCACGACTTCGAGCGGCTGTTCGCAACCGGTGCCGACCCCTGGAAGTACACGACGCCGTACGAGCAGGTGAAGTACGAGCAGACGCTCGCCCTCGTTCCCGCGGGTCCGATCGCGCGCGCGCTCGAGCTCGGCTGCGCCGAGGGGCACTTCACCGCGCGGCTCGCGGCGAAGGTGGAGCACCTCGTGGCGGCCGACATCTCGACGCTCGCCCTCGAGCGGGCGCGGGCGCGCACGGGCACCGCGGGCGACGTCGAGTTCGTCCACTTCGACCTCGTGAACGATGCCTTCCCCGGCCGATTCGATCTCATCGTGTGCAGCGAGATGCTCTACTACGTCGCCGATCGCCGGACGCTCCCTGCGTTCGCTGCGAAGATCGCCGATGCGCTCACGCCCGGCGGCTATTTCCTCACCGCGCATCCCAACATGGCCGGCGACGAGCCGGGGATGCCCGGCTTCGACTGGGACGCGTCCGTCAGCGCCAAGGACCTCGCGGACGTCTTCGGTGCGCTGCCGCAGCTCCGCTTCCTCGTCGAGCTGCGCACCGTCCCGTATCGCATTCAGCTCTTCCGGCGCGAGGATGGTGCCGCGACGCCGCGCGCGCAGCCGCTGCCGCCCGAGCGCGTGATCGACGCCGAGTACGGGGAGATGGCGCCGAGCGTCGCGGCGCGGCTCGTGTCGGCCGACCAGGCGCCGCCGCGCACCCGGTCGGCGACGGTCACGACCGAGCGGCTGCCGATCCTCATGTATCATCGCGTGGCGCCCACGGGCGCGCCCGCCACCGCGCGCTACCGCGTGACGCCCGAAGCGTTCGAGGCGCAGCTCGCGTACCTGAAGGAGTCGGGCTTCCGCGGCACCAACCTGGTCGAGTGGTCGCACGCGCTCCGCACGCGCCGCCCGCTGCCCGGCCGCGCGGTGCTGTTCACCTTCGACGACGGCTATCGCGACTTCGCGACCTACGCGTGGCCGCTGCTCCGTCGCTACGGTTTCGGGGCCGTCGTCTTCCTCGTCTCCGAGCTGATCGGCAAGACCAACCGCTGGGACGTCGCGATGGGCGAGGAGGTCCCGCTGCTCGACTGGGACGAGATCCGCCGGCTGCGGGACGAGGGTGTCTGGTTCGGATCGCATTCCGCGACGCACGCACCGCTCACCGCGCTCGCGCCGGACGAGATCGTGCGCGAGGCCGCCCGGTCGCGCCTGACGCTCGAGCGCGGCCTGGGTCACGCCGTGACCGCCTTCGCGTATCCCTACGGCGACGCCGATCGCGTCGTCCACCATCTCTGCGGCGCATGCGGCTACCTGTACGGCCTTTCGTGCGAGCCCGGGCCGAGCACCCTCCGCGATTCGGCGATCGCGTTGCCGCGCATCGAGATCATGGGGGGCGACGGGCTCGAGCAGTTCGCCCTCAAGCTCGACGTCTGACCAGCGTCACCGGAACGACGCTGCGTCGGAACTCCGTCCGGTTCGGGGCCGGCAAGCGGCGGAAAGGCCGATCGTGGGGATCGGTACGCCCCTTGCACTCCCTATCGCGGATGCGGCTCCACTCTCGCGCGACGCTCGGGGCGCTGGCGCTGGTCCTCGGCGTCTCGAACGCCGCCACCGCCGCCACCGTGATCCCGCCGCCCCCCGTTGCCGCCTGCTCGCCGGCGCCGCTGCCGTGCACCCCGGCCCGCAAGATCAAGCTGCAGCTCGACTTCGTCCACCACCGCCTGTCGTGGAAGTGGAGCGCGCGCAACGTCGTCTCCTTCGGCCAGCTCTCGAACCCGACGCTCAACCGCGCCGGCTACGACCTGTGCGTCTACGACGCGAGCGGCGCGCTCTTCATGGCAACCGGCGTCCCGCCCGGCGGCGTGTGCAGCGGACGCCCCTGCTGGCGCGCGAAGCCCTGGGGCTACGAGTACCGCTCGGCCACTGGCCAGAGCCTCGGTCTCACCAAGATCATGCTGAAGGTTGGGCACCGCGCCGACAAGCTCCTGGTCACCGGCGCCGGCAACTCGCTGCCGATGCCGCCCACGCCGCCCGCATCGTCGGTCACCGTCCAGCTCGTCCGCAGCGACGACCACACCGCATGCTGGACGTCGACGGCGCCGTGAAGCGCCGCTGAATCGGGGCGGGGTGCGGCGAGGCCGGCGGTGAGGCTCCGGCTTCGGCTTCGCCGCGCGACAAAACACTCGGAGCGTCATGGCCCGACTTTGCGTCGCGCCGCTACGCAGGCGCCTCCGCCTCACCGCCGGCCTCGCCGCTCCGCGCTCGCCGGATTCAGCGCCCCGTCGGCCGCGTGATCGCCTTAGCCGACGGCGCGCCAGAGGTACCAGCTCGCGACCGAGCGATACGGGCGCCAGCGCTCGCCACGCTTGGTGACGTCGGCGGGAGCGGCGAGCTCGTCGTCGCGGTTGCGGGTGCGGAAGACGCGCGCGAAGCCCTTTCGGATGCCGAAGTCGGCGATCGGGAGGACGTCGGGGCGCCCGAGGCGGAACATGAGGAGCATCTCCACGGTCCAGCGGCCGATGCCGCGCACGGCCGTGAGCGCCTCGACGATTGCCTCGTCGTCCATCGTCGCGAGCGCAGCCAGCGTCGGCACCTGCCCGGCCTCGGTGCGTTTGGCGAGGTCGCGCAGGCTCGCGAGCTTGGCTGCCGAGAGGCCGGCGCCGCGCAGGGCCCGGTCGCTCGTCGCGAGCACGTGGTTCGAATCGAGATGGCCGCCGGGACACAGCGCCGAGACGCGCGCGAAGATCGTGGCGGCGGCCCTGCCGTTCAGCTGCTGGTGGACGATCGCCTCGGCCAGCGCGTCGAACGTCTTCTTCGTCTGCTTCAGCTCGAGGGCGCAGGGTCCGATGCGTCCGATGTGCCGCGCGAGCACGGGGTCGGCTTCCGAAAGGTACCCGATCGCCGCGTCGGCGTCATACGGGAGCTTCGTCGCCGCCGTCAGACGGACCGGCGACTTCTCGATCGAGAGCAGGCGATCCTTCGTCACCAGCCCGCCGAAGGCCGAGAACCCTCCCGCCTTGCCGCCGGCGGCGAGCACGCGGTGGCACGGCACCACGATCGGGAAGGGATTCGTGGCCATCGCCCGCCCGATGGCGCGCGCCGCGCCCGGCGCTCCGACCTTGCGCGCGAGATCGCCGTACGAGACGGTTTCTCCCGCCGGAACCCGGCGCAGGGCCTGGTAGACGCGCGCCGTGAACGGCGTCACGTGCTCGAAGTCGAGCCGTACGGGGGAGAGGTCCTGCGGGCGTCCCTCCAGGTGCGCACGCATGCGGCCGATCGCGTCCGTCACCCAGGGTGGCGTCGCACCCGCCGTGGCCTCGCGATCCGCGTCGGGGGAGCGCGTGGCCAGGCGCGCGCGCGTCTTCGCAGGCGTCGCCTCGGGAAGCTGGATCGCGGAGATGCCGGCGTCGTTCCACGCGAGGCCGGTCGGACCGATGGCGGTGTCGAAGACGAGGAAGGGCATGTGACGAGTC
Proteins encoded:
- a CDS encoding trifunctional glycosyltransferase/class I SAM-dependent methyltransferase/polysaccharide deacetylase gives rise to the protein MPRPTISVVVPAHNAQATVAGALASLQAQTVDGWEAIVVDDGSTDATGDIVREIAARDPRIRVVSQAQQGASAARNTGIAAAAADLILFLDSDDWIAPAHMETLLGALAADPSLDAVYSGWARVSPDGDMVPEWFHGRPEDLIAALRTSCSFSIHSCLVPRAAIVAVGGFDTSLRTCEDWDLWQRVVRSGVRFGVVEEVLAYYRLRSGSLSLDAVQLLRDGLRVVERGHLADPRIPGGPGREAPKLPPGELESTQIGLFCWTAGLALGQGVDARQLLDEVRPELWPNLDPPTLAQSIVHAGLLPGRLGPRGGDILWAESEPLVDEFLVAVEERSGVPRLARRVRRLLEVLVQQHSHAPLPRIVGSTMRIAVEVTRPIESVTAPPGVERIQCEATVMGQRLGNVEVPVVDGLVPAPVVADAIASVQAWSILCRFFEQDVYRQAHVEPDAQGLWRWRGNLLTTTDVRTGSGAFIQDLHDRAGWTVFLQELWGRPEWPSDRFYDPALAEEPTQPRAVEGDWVTVEVSDDLQDLAVTPGPLTVEATVGGVALGTVAITATGPRLPAQALRAAITEASGVELCVVAVREALLGTALSPPSTLRRRLAEAARRAVRPVGSSSVRVRGTSLLSPNWSHAASRALDGAGGTIVGRRAAGSIGSSASRRATLPASAVREVVASTELDGEPIVVVPGPERDRVVYAPDLLWGGPAAGGATPASEARTETTRAYGRHDFERLFATGADPWKYTTPYEQVKYEQTLALVPAGPIARALELGCAEGHFTARLAAKVEHLVAADISTLALERARARTGTAGDVEFVHFDLVNDAFPGRFDLIVCSEMLYYVADRRTLPAFAAKIADALTPGGYFLTAHPNMAGDEPGMPGFDWDASVSAKDLADVFGALPQLRFLVELRTVPYRIQLFRREDGAATPRAQPLPPERVIDAEYGEMAPSVAARLVSADQAPPRTRSATVTTERLPILMYHRVAPTGAPATARYRVTPEAFEAQLAYLKESGFRGTNLVEWSHALRTRRPLPGRAVLFTFDDGYRDFATYAWPLLRRYGFGAVVFLVSELIGKTNRWDVAMGEEVPLLDWDEIRRLRDEGVWFGSHSATHAPLTALAPDEIVREAARSRLTLERGLGHAVTAFAYPYGDADRVVHHLCGACGYLYGLSCEPGPSTLRDSAIALPRIEIMGGDGLEQFALKLDV
- a CDS encoding methylated-DNA--[protein]-cysteine S-methyltransferase, with the protein product MPFLVFDTAIGPTGLAWNDAGISAIQLPEATPAKTRARLATRSPDADREATAGATPPWVTDAIGRMRAHLEGRPQDLSPVRLDFEHVTPFTARVYQALRRVPAGETVSYGDLARKVGAPGAARAIGRAMATNPFPIVVPCHRVLAAGGKAGGFSAFGGLVTKDRLLSIEKSPVRLTAATKLPYDADAAIGYLSEADPVLARHIGRIGPCALELKQTKKTFDALAEAIVHQQLNGRAAATIFARVSALCPGGHLDSNHVLATSDRALRGAGLSAAKLASLRDLAKRTEAGQVPTLAALATMDDEAIVEALTAVRGIGRWTVEMLLMFRLGRPDVLPIADFGIRKGFARVFRTRNRDDELAAPADVTKRGERWRPYRSVASWYLWRAVG